A part of Pectinophora gossypiella chromosome Z, ilPecGoss1.1, whole genome shotgun sequence genomic DNA contains:
- the LOC126379997 gene encoding REST corepressor 2-like isoform X1, producing MRTSSSQFELMVTFMQEHGDLSKPSTNARGRMTTIRRWEELTTFLNSDGSGDTKTTEKWKKEINIERNMPDPVEEIRLPSPSGSTQAEDIQIIQIAECTDSLNEPGPSRRDSRPQPPVQMPPPTSPPPHHVEAVVIVENAENRISPVPPPHADATQAQPALSGQTTPRRSIRPRVSRTRPSPRRLVRPTQTEQAAQHFLHSDEEWRKFKIQQHRDNVEMARDKNRVREMEVETQRAWLALGSRVLDLVDKVVNKFCKD from the exons ATGAGAACTAGTTCATCACAATTCGAATTAATGGTGACGTTTATGCAGGA GCATGGAGATTTAAGCAAACCCTCCACCAATGCTAGAGGCAGGATGACTACAATTAGACGGTGGGAGGAATTAACTACATTTCTAAATAGCGATGGAAGTGGTGACACAAAAACCACTGAAAAGTGGAAAAAG GAGATTAATATTGAAAGAAATATGCCAGACCCTGTTGAAGAAATAAGGCTACCATCGCCTTCTGGAAGTACCCAAGCTGAAGACATTCAAATAATACAAATCGCAGAGT gcACTGATTCATTGAACGAGCCTGGACCATCTAGGCGAGATAGCAGACCACAACCCCCAGTCCAAATGCCACCTCCTACGTCTCCACCTCCTCACCACGTAGAGGCTGTTGTAATAGTAGAAA ATGCAGAAAACCGGATCTCACCAGTTCCACCACCACATGCTGATGCAACTCAGGCACAGCCTGCTCTCTCTGGGCAAACAACACCTCGCCGCAGTATCAGGCCAAGAGTCTCTCGAACAAGACCATCACCTAGGAGACTCGTAAGGCCAACACAAACAGAGCAGGCGGCTCAACATTTCCTCCATTCTGATGAAGAATGGAGGAAGTTCAAGATACAGCAGCATCGTGATAATGTGGAAATGGCAAGAGACAAAAACCGGGTACGGGAAATGGAGGTGGAAACGCAGAGGGCATGGCTAGCTTTAGGTTCTAGAGTATTAGATTTAGTTGATAAGGtagtaaataaattttgtaaagaTTAA
- the LOC126379997 gene encoding translation initiation factor IF-2-like isoform X2, protein MQAATGLAVAEGGFSQEINIERNMPDPVEEIRLPSPSGSTQAEDIQIIQIAECTDSLNEPGPSRRDSRPQPPVQMPPPTSPPPHHVEAVVIVENAENRISPVPPPHADATQAQPALSGQTTPRRSIRPRVSRTRPSPRRLVRPTQTEQAAQHFLHSDEEWRKFKIQQHRDNVEMARDKNRVREMEVETQRAWLALGSRVLDLVDKVVNKFCKD, encoded by the exons ATGCAGGCTGCAACAGGCTTGGCAGTGGCAGAGGGAGGTTTTTCACag GAGATTAATATTGAAAGAAATATGCCAGACCCTGTTGAAGAAATAAGGCTACCATCGCCTTCTGGAAGTACCCAAGCTGAAGACATTCAAATAATACAAATCGCAGAGT gcACTGATTCATTGAACGAGCCTGGACCATCTAGGCGAGATAGCAGACCACAACCCCCAGTCCAAATGCCACCTCCTACGTCTCCACCTCCTCACCACGTAGAGGCTGTTGTAATAGTAGAAA ATGCAGAAAACCGGATCTCACCAGTTCCACCACCACATGCTGATGCAACTCAGGCACAGCCTGCTCTCTCTGGGCAAACAACACCTCGCCGCAGTATCAGGCCAAGAGTCTCTCGAACAAGACCATCACCTAGGAGACTCGTAAGGCCAACACAAACAGAGCAGGCGGCTCAACATTTCCTCCATTCTGATGAAGAATGGAGGAAGTTCAAGATACAGCAGCATCGTGATAATGTGGAAATGGCAAGAGACAAAAACCGGGTACGGGAAATGGAGGTGGAAACGCAGAGGGCATGGCTAGCTTTAGGTTCTAGAGTATTAGATTTAGTTGATAAGGtagtaaataaattttgtaaagaTTAA